From one Anopheles bellator chromosome 1, idAnoBellAS_SP24_06.2, whole genome shotgun sequence genomic stretch:
- the LOC131206129 gene encoding moesin/ezrin/radixin homolog 2 isoform X1, giving the protein MMVPFRRRKANKQFPVKVCTFDSELEFHLEHRATGRFLFDLICRTIGLRETWYFGLQYEDSKGNLSWLKMDKKVLDQSVNMPNGSCMFIFLAKFFPENVAEELVQEVTQHLFFLQIKQAILSMDVYCPPEASVLLASYAVQAKYGDYDEAVCKPGMLISENLLPQRVIDQYQMTPQMWEERIKTWYADHRGMSRDEAEMEYLKIAQDLDMFGVNYFPITNKKNTEVWLGVTALGLNIYNKENKLLPVTTFQWNEILHISFDDRKFVVKTNDSKNPKPVIFYSQKLRINKLILDLCVGNHDLYMKRRKPDTMEIQQMKAQAKEEKQRRQVERNKLTREKQLRETAEREKAAMEQRLMQLQEEMRAANEALRRSEEAAELLAEKNRLAEEEAMLLSHKAQEVEQEISRMRMTARKTEEEKMYLERKTQEAELLTARMMEESRKRAFEADKLKNELIHARVAEKEAKEKLLNFLSRTSTESILITPSSSPESPMHELNSYDLLADGDMEQLSLEIEKERVEYLAKSKQVQSQLKELRSEIEQLKIGENQCPLDDINAEQLRLGETKYSTLKKVKSGSTKARVAFFEELEPEESIV; this is encoded by the exons atgaTGGTTCCGTTCAGACGCCGAAAAGCGAACAAGCAGTTCCCGGTGAAGGTTTGCACGTTCGATTCGGAATTGGAGTTTCATTTGGAG CACCGTGCCACAGGTAGGTTCCTTTTCGACCTAATATGCCGAACCATTGGCCTGCGGGAAACGTGGTACTTTGGGCTGCAGTACGAAGATTCGAAGGGCAACCTTTCGTGGCTGAAGATGGACAAAAAGGTGCTGGACCAGAGCGTGAACATGCCCAACGGTAGCTGCATGTTTATCTTCCTGGCCAAATTTTTCCCGGAAAATGTAGCCGAAGAGCTGGTCCAGGAGGTTACGCAGCATCTGTTCTTCCTGCAAATCAAGCAAGCCATCCTTTCGATGGACGTTTACTGTCCACCGGAAGCGTCGGTTTTACTTGCCTCATACGCGGTGCAAGCAAAG TACGGAGATTACGATGAGGCGGTCTGTAAGCCTGGCATGCTGATCAGTGAGAACCTGTTGCCACAAAGAGTGATCGACCAGTACCAAATGACGCCTCAGATGTGGGAGGAACGCATCAAAACGTGGTACGCGGATCATCGCGGCATGTCACGAGATGAAGCGGAGATGGAGTATCTTAAGATAGCACAGGATCTGGACATGTTTGGGGTAAACTACTTCCCAATCACG AACAAGAAAAATACAGAAGTGTGGCTCGGTGTGACGGCACTGGGGTTAAACATCTacaacaaggaaaacaaactgctCCCGGTGACGACGTTTCAGTGGAACGAAATTCTTCACATTAGCTTCGACGACAGAAAGTTTGTGGTAAAGACCAACGACAGCAAAAACCCCAAACCAGTGATATTCTACTCGCAGAAGCTTCGCATCAATAAGCTGATTCTCGATCTTTGCGTCGGGAACCACGATCTGTACATGAAGCGCCGCAAACCGGACACGATGGAGATACAGCAGATGAAGGCGCaggcgaaggaagaaaagcaGAGGCGGCAAGTCGAGCGGAACAAGCTTACACGCGAAAAGCAGTTGCGTGAAACTGCCGAGCGCGAGAAGGCCGCGATGGAGCAGCGTCTGATGCAGTTGCAGGAGGAGATGCGTGCCGCTAATGAGGCTTTG CGACGCAGTGAGGAGGCAGCCGAACTGTTGGCCGAAAAGAACCGGCTGGCCGAAGAGGAAGCCATGCTCCTATCGCACAAGGCACAGGAAGTGGAGCAAGAGATTAGCCGCATGCGTATGACCGCACGCAAGACGGAGGAAGAAAAGATGTACCTGGAGCGCAAAACGCAAGAAGCGGAGCTGCTGACGGCGCGCATGATGGAAGAGTCGCGCAAGCGTGCCTTTGAAGCGGACAAGCTCAAGAACGAACTAATTCACGCCCGAGTCGCCGAAAAAGAGGCCAAGGAAAAGCTACTCAATTTCCTCAGCCGGACGTCCACTGAATCGATACTCATAACGCCATCATCCTCGCCGGAGTCACCGATGCACGAGCTGAACTCGTACGATCTGTTAGCCGATGGCGACATGGAGCAGTTGTCGCTGGAAATCGAAAAGGAAAG AGTTGAGTATTtggcgaaatcgaaacaagtTCAGAGTCAGTTGAAGGAACTTCGGTCGGAGATTGAGCAGCTCAAGATTGGTGAGAATCAGTGTCCGTTGGATGATATCAATGCCGAGCAGTTGCGGCTAGGTGAGACCAAATATTCCACCCTGAAAAAGGTTAAGTCCGGTTCGACGAAAGCACGAGTAGCATTTTTCGAGGAACT GGAACCGGAGGAGTCGATAGTGTGA
- the LOC131206129 gene encoding moesin/ezrin/radixin homolog 2 isoform X3 has product MMVPFRRRKANKQFPVKHRATGRFLFDLICRTIGLRETWYFGLQYEDSKGNLSWLKMDKKVLDQSVNMPNGSCMFIFLAKFFPENVAEELVQEVTQHLFFLQIKQAILSMDVYCPPEASVLLASYAVQAKYGDYDEAVCKPGMLISENLLPQRVIDQYQMTPQMWEERIKTWYADHRGMSRDEAEMEYLKIAQDLDMFGVNYFPITNKKNTEVWLGVTALGLNIYNKENKLLPVTTFQWNEILHISFDDRKFVVKTNDSKNPKPVIFYSQKLRINKLILDLCVGNHDLYMKRRKPDTMEIQQMKAQAKEEKQRRQVERNKLTREKQLRETAEREKAAMEQRLMQLQEEMRAANEALRRSEEAAELLAEKNRLAEEEAMLLSHKAQEVEQEISRMRMTARKTEEEKMYLERKTQEAELLTARMMEESRKRAFEADKLKNELIHARVAEKEAKEKLLNFLSRTSTESILITPSSSPESPMHELNSYDLLADGDMEQLSLEIEKERVEYLAKSKQVQSQLKELRSEIEQLKIGENQCPLDDINAEQLRLGETKYSTLKKVKSGSTKARVAFFEELEPEESIV; this is encoded by the exons atgaTGGTTCCGTTCAGACGCCGAAAAGCGAACAAGCAGTTCCCGGTGAAG CACCGTGCCACAGGTAGGTTCCTTTTCGACCTAATATGCCGAACCATTGGCCTGCGGGAAACGTGGTACTTTGGGCTGCAGTACGAAGATTCGAAGGGCAACCTTTCGTGGCTGAAGATGGACAAAAAGGTGCTGGACCAGAGCGTGAACATGCCCAACGGTAGCTGCATGTTTATCTTCCTGGCCAAATTTTTCCCGGAAAATGTAGCCGAAGAGCTGGTCCAGGAGGTTACGCAGCATCTGTTCTTCCTGCAAATCAAGCAAGCCATCCTTTCGATGGACGTTTACTGTCCACCGGAAGCGTCGGTTTTACTTGCCTCATACGCGGTGCAAGCAAAG TACGGAGATTACGATGAGGCGGTCTGTAAGCCTGGCATGCTGATCAGTGAGAACCTGTTGCCACAAAGAGTGATCGACCAGTACCAAATGACGCCTCAGATGTGGGAGGAACGCATCAAAACGTGGTACGCGGATCATCGCGGCATGTCACGAGATGAAGCGGAGATGGAGTATCTTAAGATAGCACAGGATCTGGACATGTTTGGGGTAAACTACTTCCCAATCACG AACAAGAAAAATACAGAAGTGTGGCTCGGTGTGACGGCACTGGGGTTAAACATCTacaacaaggaaaacaaactgctCCCGGTGACGACGTTTCAGTGGAACGAAATTCTTCACATTAGCTTCGACGACAGAAAGTTTGTGGTAAAGACCAACGACAGCAAAAACCCCAAACCAGTGATATTCTACTCGCAGAAGCTTCGCATCAATAAGCTGATTCTCGATCTTTGCGTCGGGAACCACGATCTGTACATGAAGCGCCGCAAACCGGACACGATGGAGATACAGCAGATGAAGGCGCaggcgaaggaagaaaagcaGAGGCGGCAAGTCGAGCGGAACAAGCTTACACGCGAAAAGCAGTTGCGTGAAACTGCCGAGCGCGAGAAGGCCGCGATGGAGCAGCGTCTGATGCAGTTGCAGGAGGAGATGCGTGCCGCTAATGAGGCTTTG CGACGCAGTGAGGAGGCAGCCGAACTGTTGGCCGAAAAGAACCGGCTGGCCGAAGAGGAAGCCATGCTCCTATCGCACAAGGCACAGGAAGTGGAGCAAGAGATTAGCCGCATGCGTATGACCGCACGCAAGACGGAGGAAGAAAAGATGTACCTGGAGCGCAAAACGCAAGAAGCGGAGCTGCTGACGGCGCGCATGATGGAAGAGTCGCGCAAGCGTGCCTTTGAAGCGGACAAGCTCAAGAACGAACTAATTCACGCCCGAGTCGCCGAAAAAGAGGCCAAGGAAAAGCTACTCAATTTCCTCAGCCGGACGTCCACTGAATCGATACTCATAACGCCATCATCCTCGCCGGAGTCACCGATGCACGAGCTGAACTCGTACGATCTGTTAGCCGATGGCGACATGGAGCAGTTGTCGCTGGAAATCGAAAAGGAAAG AGTTGAGTATTtggcgaaatcgaaacaagtTCAGAGTCAGTTGAAGGAACTTCGGTCGGAGATTGAGCAGCTCAAGATTGGTGAGAATCAGTGTCCGTTGGATGATATCAATGCCGAGCAGTTGCGGCTAGGTGAGACCAAATATTCCACCCTGAAAAAGGTTAAGTCCGGTTCGACGAAAGCACGAGTAGCATTTTTCGAGGAACT GGAACCGGAGGAGTCGATAGTGTGA
- the LOC131206129 gene encoding moesin/ezrin/radixin homolog 2 isoform X4, with the protein MMVPFRRRKANKQFPVKVCTFDSELEFHLEHRATGRFLFDLICRTIGLRETWYFGLQYEDSKGNLSWLKMDKKVLDQSVNMPNGSCMFIFLAKFFPENVAEELVQEVTQHLFFLQIKQAILSMDVYCPPEASVLLASYAVQAKYGDYDEAVCKPGMLISENLLPQRVIDQYQMTPQMWEERIKTWYADHRGMSRDEAEMEYLKIAQDLDMFGVNYFPITNKKNTEVWLGVTALGLNIYNKENKLLPVTTFQWNEILHISFDDRKFVVKTNDSKNPKPVIFYSQKLRINKLILDLCVGNHDLYMKRRKPDTMEIQQMKAQAKEEKQRRQVERNKLTREKQLRETAEREKAAMEQRLMQLQEEMRAANEALRRSEEAAELLAEKNRLAEEEAMLLSHKAQEVEQEISRMRMTARKTEEEKMYLERKTQEAELLTARMMEESRKRAFEADKLKNELIHARVAEKEAKEKLLNFLSRTSTESILITPSSSPESPMHELNSYDLLADGDMEQLSLEIEKERVEYLAKSKQVQSQLKELRSEIEQLKIGENQCPLDDINAEQLRLGNRRSR; encoded by the exons atgaTGGTTCCGTTCAGACGCCGAAAAGCGAACAAGCAGTTCCCGGTGAAGGTTTGCACGTTCGATTCGGAATTGGAGTTTCATTTGGAG CACCGTGCCACAGGTAGGTTCCTTTTCGACCTAATATGCCGAACCATTGGCCTGCGGGAAACGTGGTACTTTGGGCTGCAGTACGAAGATTCGAAGGGCAACCTTTCGTGGCTGAAGATGGACAAAAAGGTGCTGGACCAGAGCGTGAACATGCCCAACGGTAGCTGCATGTTTATCTTCCTGGCCAAATTTTTCCCGGAAAATGTAGCCGAAGAGCTGGTCCAGGAGGTTACGCAGCATCTGTTCTTCCTGCAAATCAAGCAAGCCATCCTTTCGATGGACGTTTACTGTCCACCGGAAGCGTCGGTTTTACTTGCCTCATACGCGGTGCAAGCAAAG TACGGAGATTACGATGAGGCGGTCTGTAAGCCTGGCATGCTGATCAGTGAGAACCTGTTGCCACAAAGAGTGATCGACCAGTACCAAATGACGCCTCAGATGTGGGAGGAACGCATCAAAACGTGGTACGCGGATCATCGCGGCATGTCACGAGATGAAGCGGAGATGGAGTATCTTAAGATAGCACAGGATCTGGACATGTTTGGGGTAAACTACTTCCCAATCACG AACAAGAAAAATACAGAAGTGTGGCTCGGTGTGACGGCACTGGGGTTAAACATCTacaacaaggaaaacaaactgctCCCGGTGACGACGTTTCAGTGGAACGAAATTCTTCACATTAGCTTCGACGACAGAAAGTTTGTGGTAAAGACCAACGACAGCAAAAACCCCAAACCAGTGATATTCTACTCGCAGAAGCTTCGCATCAATAAGCTGATTCTCGATCTTTGCGTCGGGAACCACGATCTGTACATGAAGCGCCGCAAACCGGACACGATGGAGATACAGCAGATGAAGGCGCaggcgaaggaagaaaagcaGAGGCGGCAAGTCGAGCGGAACAAGCTTACACGCGAAAAGCAGTTGCGTGAAACTGCCGAGCGCGAGAAGGCCGCGATGGAGCAGCGTCTGATGCAGTTGCAGGAGGAGATGCGTGCCGCTAATGAGGCTTTG CGACGCAGTGAGGAGGCAGCCGAACTGTTGGCCGAAAAGAACCGGCTGGCCGAAGAGGAAGCCATGCTCCTATCGCACAAGGCACAGGAAGTGGAGCAAGAGATTAGCCGCATGCGTATGACCGCACGCAAGACGGAGGAAGAAAAGATGTACCTGGAGCGCAAAACGCAAGAAGCGGAGCTGCTGACGGCGCGCATGATGGAAGAGTCGCGCAAGCGTGCCTTTGAAGCGGACAAGCTCAAGAACGAACTAATTCACGCCCGAGTCGCCGAAAAAGAGGCCAAGGAAAAGCTACTCAATTTCCTCAGCCGGACGTCCACTGAATCGATACTCATAACGCCATCATCCTCGCCGGAGTCACCGATGCACGAGCTGAACTCGTACGATCTGTTAGCCGATGGCGACATGGAGCAGTTGTCGCTGGAAATCGAAAAGGAAAG AGTTGAGTATTtggcgaaatcgaaacaagtTCAGAGTCAGTTGAAGGAACTTCGGTCGGAGATTGAGCAGCTCAAGATTGGTGAGAATCAGTGTCCGTTGGATGATATCAATGCCGAGCAGTTGCGGCTAG GGAACCGGAGGAGTCGATAG
- the LOC131206129 gene encoding moesin/ezrin/radixin homolog 2 isoform X2, with product MMVPFRRRKANKQFPVKVCTFDSELEFHLEHRATGRFLFDLICRTIGLRETWYFGLQYEDSKGNLSWLKMDKKVLDQSVNMPNGSCMFIFLAKFFPENVAEELVQEVTQHLFFLQIKQAILSMDVYCPPEASVLLASYAVQAKYGDYDEAVCKPGMLISENLLPQRVIDQYQMTPQMWEERIKTWYADHRGMSRDEAEMEYLKIAQDLDMFGVNYFPITNKKNTEVWLGVTALGLNIYNKENKLLPVTTFQWNEILHISFDDRKFVVKTNDSKNPKPVIFYSQKLRINKLILDLCVGNHDLYMKRRKPDTMEIQQMKAQAKEEKQRRQVERNKLTREKQLRETAEREKAAMEQRLMQLQEEMRAANEALRRSEEAAELLAEKNRLAEEEAMLLSHKAQEVEQEISRMRMTARKTEEEKMYLERKTQEAELLTARMMEESRKRAFEADKLKNELIHARVAEKEAKEKLLNFLSRTSTESILITPSSSPESPMHELNSYDLLADGDMEQLSLEIEKERVEYLAKSKQVQSQLKELRSEIEQLKIGENQCPLDDINAEQLRLGETKYSTLKKVKSGSTKARVAFFEEL from the exons atgaTGGTTCCGTTCAGACGCCGAAAAGCGAACAAGCAGTTCCCGGTGAAGGTTTGCACGTTCGATTCGGAATTGGAGTTTCATTTGGAG CACCGTGCCACAGGTAGGTTCCTTTTCGACCTAATATGCCGAACCATTGGCCTGCGGGAAACGTGGTACTTTGGGCTGCAGTACGAAGATTCGAAGGGCAACCTTTCGTGGCTGAAGATGGACAAAAAGGTGCTGGACCAGAGCGTGAACATGCCCAACGGTAGCTGCATGTTTATCTTCCTGGCCAAATTTTTCCCGGAAAATGTAGCCGAAGAGCTGGTCCAGGAGGTTACGCAGCATCTGTTCTTCCTGCAAATCAAGCAAGCCATCCTTTCGATGGACGTTTACTGTCCACCGGAAGCGTCGGTTTTACTTGCCTCATACGCGGTGCAAGCAAAG TACGGAGATTACGATGAGGCGGTCTGTAAGCCTGGCATGCTGATCAGTGAGAACCTGTTGCCACAAAGAGTGATCGACCAGTACCAAATGACGCCTCAGATGTGGGAGGAACGCATCAAAACGTGGTACGCGGATCATCGCGGCATGTCACGAGATGAAGCGGAGATGGAGTATCTTAAGATAGCACAGGATCTGGACATGTTTGGGGTAAACTACTTCCCAATCACG AACAAGAAAAATACAGAAGTGTGGCTCGGTGTGACGGCACTGGGGTTAAACATCTacaacaaggaaaacaaactgctCCCGGTGACGACGTTTCAGTGGAACGAAATTCTTCACATTAGCTTCGACGACAGAAAGTTTGTGGTAAAGACCAACGACAGCAAAAACCCCAAACCAGTGATATTCTACTCGCAGAAGCTTCGCATCAATAAGCTGATTCTCGATCTTTGCGTCGGGAACCACGATCTGTACATGAAGCGCCGCAAACCGGACACGATGGAGATACAGCAGATGAAGGCGCaggcgaaggaagaaaagcaGAGGCGGCAAGTCGAGCGGAACAAGCTTACACGCGAAAAGCAGTTGCGTGAAACTGCCGAGCGCGAGAAGGCCGCGATGGAGCAGCGTCTGATGCAGTTGCAGGAGGAGATGCGTGCCGCTAATGAGGCTTTG CGACGCAGTGAGGAGGCAGCCGAACTGTTGGCCGAAAAGAACCGGCTGGCCGAAGAGGAAGCCATGCTCCTATCGCACAAGGCACAGGAAGTGGAGCAAGAGATTAGCCGCATGCGTATGACCGCACGCAAGACGGAGGAAGAAAAGATGTACCTGGAGCGCAAAACGCAAGAAGCGGAGCTGCTGACGGCGCGCATGATGGAAGAGTCGCGCAAGCGTGCCTTTGAAGCGGACAAGCTCAAGAACGAACTAATTCACGCCCGAGTCGCCGAAAAAGAGGCCAAGGAAAAGCTACTCAATTTCCTCAGCCGGACGTCCACTGAATCGATACTCATAACGCCATCATCCTCGCCGGAGTCACCGATGCACGAGCTGAACTCGTACGATCTGTTAGCCGATGGCGACATGGAGCAGTTGTCGCTGGAAATCGAAAAGGAAAG AGTTGAGTATTtggcgaaatcgaaacaagtTCAGAGTCAGTTGAAGGAACTTCGGTCGGAGATTGAGCAGCTCAAGATTGGTGAGAATCAGTGTCCGTTGGATGATATCAATGCCGAGCAGTTGCGGCTAGGTGAGACCAAATATTCCACCCTGAAAAAGGTTAAGTCCGGTTCGACGAAAGCACGAGTAGCATTTTTCGAGGAACTGTAA
- the LOC131216603 gene encoding histone H4, giving the protein MTGRGKGGKGLGKGGAKRHRKVLRDNIQGITKPAIRRLARRGGVKRISGLIYEETRGVLKVFLENVIRDAVTYTEHAKRKTVTAMDVVYALKRQGRTLYGFGG; this is encoded by the coding sequence ATGACAGGACGCGGTAAGGGAGGAAAAGGATTGGGCAAAGGAGGAGCCAAGCGTCACCGAAAGGTGCTGCGCGATAACATCCAGGGCATCACGAAGCCGGCCATCCGTCGCCTGGCCCGCCGTGGAGGCGTGAAGCGTATTTCCGGTCTGATCTACGAGGAAACCCGAGGCGTGCTGAAGGTTTTCCTGGAGAACGTGATCCGTGATGCCGTCACCTACACCGAGCACGCCAAGCGCAAGACCGTGACCGCCATGGATGTGGTGTACGCTCTGAAGCGTCAGGGCCGTACTCTCTACGGTTTCGGAGGCTAA
- the LOC131216681 gene encoding superoxide dismutase [Cu-Zn]-like, which produces MPLKAVCVLNGEVKGTIFFEQSGESDPVKVTGSVTGLKPGDHGFHIHEFGDNTNGCMSTGAHFNPHGKTHGAPDATERHAGDMGNVVADASGEAKVELTVQQIALSGPMNVVGRSLVVHADPDDLGLGGHELSKTTGNAGARLACGVIGLCKI; this is translated from the exons ATGCCGCTGAAAGCCGTGTGCGTTTTGAATGGCGAAGTAAAGGGAACGATTTTCTTCGAGCAGAGT GGAGAATCGGACCCCGTCAAGGTTACTGGGTCCGTTACCGGCCTGAAGCCAGGCGATCACGGGTTCCATATTCACGAGTTCGGAGATAATACCAACGGATGCATGTCCACTGGGGCTCATTTCAATCCGCACGGCAAAACGCACGGCGCACCGGACGCAACGGAGCGTCATGCCGGCGATATGGGCAACGTTGTGGCGGACGCTTCCGGTGAAGCTAAAGTGGAGTTGACCGTGCAGCAGATTGCGCTCAGCGGACCTATGAACGTGGTCGGCCGTTCGCTCGTCGTTCATGCTGATCCCGACGATCTTGGACTAGGTGGACATGAGCTGAGCAAAACCACCGGCAATGCTGGGGCTCGGCTGGCGTGCGGCGTGATTGGattgtgcaaaatttaa
- the LOC131215268 gene encoding uncharacterized protein LOC131215268: protein MGDGVSLLLHFVSQGTSVAVTGALEGLKPGKHGLHVHEFGDFSRGCLSTGPHYNPDGNDHGAPEDENRHVGDLGNVVAYGRGLAKVQLADPKITLTGERSIIGRTLSVSEYEDDLGRGGHDYSKTTGNSGNCIACAIIGVAREEYFAERLHLTSG, encoded by the coding sequence ATGGGAGATGGTGTGTCGCTTTTAttgcatttcgtttcgcaGGGTACATCCGTGGCCGTAACCGGTGCGCTCGAGGGACTAAAGCCCGGAAAGCACGGTTTGCACGTACACGAGTTTGGGGACTTTTCGCGTGGATGTCTGTCCACCGGGCCGCACTACAACCCGGACGGCAACGACCACGGGGCGCCAGAGGACGAAAACCGTCACGTCGGAGATTTGGGTAACGTAGTGGCGTATGGCAGGGGACTGGCGAAGGTGCAGCTGGCGGATCCAAAGATAACGCTCACCGGCGagcgcagcatcatcggtaGGACTCTGTCGGTGTCGGAGTATGAAGATGATCTGGGGCGGGGCGGACACGATTACAGCAAAACGACGGGCAACTCGGGCAACTGCATCGCTTGCGCCATCATTGGCGTTGCGCGGGAAGAATACTTCGCCGAGCGATTGCATCTGACCTCTGGCTAA
- the LOC131216682 gene encoding uncharacterized protein LOC131216682 → MTRDAGNPMEALIQEISSGQCNRAKVKVKKVYLNEDPSKEETVPCPRCSRGNQQSMVRYMYISLNEAIYKCEAPNCMYPFRNFRFKNYDDNTVYQYEQLLDQNRLNLDLLCSDFTPCSVSDSYGCGPEQSLDDFAPVDFNVDFPSTEPLGQHSFANASKSLPTEPKSQELATTFDVGLIDDILQDLWPSKSASTAPPSNETVLMPNDVKNWQPSEEPKSTTESNQPPSGRRLEKCLKAVQQTNKSLQDVIFRVPTETEQSRKRTVHVVESITPTKLRIKKVSPRKRRKMNPPAKSNCPVKPYNPTMVMASSANTLVQTKAITPVEFLNQLNTLSRPSPPRPSSVCSDKAQRMLSFIQRSLRDRPRDDSVPPQSVAQAPVVSNELQAVPVISNESVGSLQSQSLPPIVPCSSTAPSEDLAANATVADELPPTPTLEKPVIEIKTCEFVTNGGMELLIRLLE, encoded by the exons ATGACCCGAGACGCCGGAAATCCTATGGAAGCATTAATTCAAGAAATCAGTAGTGGCCAGTGTAATCGAGCGAAGGTTAAGGTTAAGAAGGTATACTTAAACGAGGACCCGTCCAAG GAGGAAACGGTCCCATGCCCACGCTGTTCGCGGGGTAATCAACAAAGCATGGTTCGCTACATGTACATCAGCCTCAACGAAGCTATTTACAAATGTGAGGCTCCGAACTGTATGTACCCGTTCAGGAATTTCAGGTTCAAAAACTATGACGACAACACCGTGTATCAGTACGAACAGTTGCTGGACCAAAATCGCCTGAACCTTGATCTGCTGTGCTCGGACTTTACTCCATGCAGCGTCTCCGATTCTTATGGCTGCGGTCCAGAGCAATCCCTCGATGATTTCGCTCCGGTCGATTTCAATGTCGATTTCCCATCAACCGAACCACTTGGCCAGCATTCTTTCGCAAACGCTTCCAAATCTTTGCCAACGGAGCCCAAAAGCCAGGAGTTGGCGACCACATTCGATGTCGGTCTAATCGACGACATCCTGCAGGACTTATGGCCATCAAAGTCCGCCTCTACCGCACCACCATCTAACGAAACAGTATTGATGCCCAATGATGTGAAGAACTGGCAGCCCTCCGAAGAACCAAAGAGCACAACGGAGTCAAATCAACCGCCATCCGGCCGAAGGCtggaaaaatgtttaaaagcggtccagcaaacaaataaaagccTTCAAGATGTTATCTTTAGGGtgccaacggaaacggagcaaTCGCGTAAACGGACGGTACACGTTGTAGAATCCATCACACCGACCAAGCTGCGAATAAAGAAAGTTTCTCCACGCAAGCGAAGAAAGATGAATCCGCCTGCGAAAAGCAACTGCCCCGTAAAGCCGTACAATCCGACCATGGTAATGGCCAGCAGCGCAAACACACTGGTCCAAACGAAAGCTATCACACCGGTCGAATTTTTAAACCAACTCAACACGCTTTCGAGGCCATCACCGCCCAGGCCCAGCAGCGTCTGTTCGGACAAGGCACAGCGGATGCTCAGCTTCATACAACGGAGCTTACGGGATCGGCCACGGGATGATAGCGTGCCACCCCAATCGGTAGCGCAGGCACCGGTGGTTTCGAATGAACTGCAAGCGGTTCCGGTGATTTCGAATGAATCGGTAGGTTCGCTACAAAGTCAATCCTTGCCGCCCATCGTACCCTGTTCCAGTACGGCACCGTCGGAAGATCTTGCTGCAAACGCCACTGTAGCCGATGAGCTACCGCCTACACCTACACTAGAAAAACCTGTCATAGAGATAAAAACGTGCGAATTCGTGACTAACGGCGGAATGGAACTGCTTATACGCTTGTTAGAATGA